In the genome of Actinomycetota bacterium, the window CTCTCGCGTGCAGCTCATCAAGCGCAAGGGACTCGAGTGGTTCTCCGATAAGTTCCTCCCGGCGCTCGCCCCCGTCACGATCATCGCGCTGCTCGCAACGCTCATCATCATCTTCATCTTCCAGGGTGAGGCCATCGTCTCGAACCCGCTTCACATCCTCTTGATCGCAGTGCCGCTCGTCATCCAGACGTACCTGATCTTCGCGATCGCGTACGGTTGGTCATGGCTTTGGAGGCTGCCGCATCCCATTGGTGCACCAGCGGGCTTTGTGGGCGCCTCGAACTTCTTCGAGCTTGCCGTCGCGGTAGCCATATCGCTCTTCGGTCTCACATCCGGTGCGGCACTCGCCACCGTCGTGGGCGTACTCACCGAGGTTCCCGTCATGCTCTCACTCGTGTGGATCGCGAACAGAACGAGGGAGCGGTACAACCTGCGGGTGCAGCCCGGCGCTGTCGCGATGGCAGACGCGTAAGGTGACGAGGCCCGCGCTGTCGCCCGCGGGAGCATAGACGAGAGACCCGTCCGAGGAATGGAGCACCACATGGGTTGCTGCACACCATCACCGAGAAGCATGGTGATAGAGACCACGGTACTGCGCGTCGGAGACGAGACCTGCGACCGGTGTGGCACCACCGTGGAAACCGTGCGCTCGGCCGCACGTGACCTGCAGAACGTCCTGTCTGCCCTGAACGTCCGCGTGAGCCTGATCGAGCACGCATCATCCACAGATGCCATCGATGCCTCCAACACCGTTCTCATCAACGGCAGACCCGTCGAGGAGTGGCTCGGGGCTAAGCGCGTGTCGACCGACTGCCCGAGCTGCGGTGACTTGCTTGGCGAGAGCACGTGCTGTGGCGCCATCGAAGTCGAGGGCACGGTGTTCGAGTCGTACACGGCAGAGCAGATCCGCGATGCCGCGTTCGCGGCTCTTGGCGCCGTGGATGTGGGCGGCTGTTGCTGATGCGACGCATCGCGCTCTTCTCGGACGTGCATGCGAACCTTGTGGCCCTCGAGGCCGTGCTCGCCGCCATCGATGCCGCCGGACTGACCGAGGTCTACTGCCTCGGCGACCTGGTGGGCTACGGGCCGGATCCGTCAGGCGTGGTTGAACGCATCCGCACCCTCGGCATCCCGACGATCCGCGGCAACTACGACGAGGGAGTGGGCACCCGGCGCGGCGAGTGCGGCTGCTACTACGCCACCGAGCAGGCCAAGACCGACGGCGCGGCCTCCTACACGTTCACCGACGCGGCGCTCGACGACGCCGATCACGAGTGGCTCGCGACGCTTCCGACCGACATCCGGCTCGAGCACGAGGGCATCCGCGTCTTACTGGCGCACGGCAGCCCGCGTAAGATCAACGAGTACTTGCTCCTCGACCGGCAGGACGCGCAGCTTGTCCGGCTCGCCGACCAGGCAGCCGCCGATATCGTCTGCATCGGGCACATCCACATCCCCTACCACCGCGTGATGACCGCCGAGAACGGCCGGGCCATCCACTACGTGAGCAGCGGCTCGGCGGGCAAGCCGAAGGATCGTGACCCGCGCGCGGGATGGGTCGAGCTCGTGCTCGGTACGAAGACCGAGATGAATGGTGCCTGCCCTGACGACCACGC includes:
- a CDS encoding metallophosphatase family protein, whose protein sequence is MRRIALFSDVHANLVALEAVLAAIDAAGLTEVYCLGDLVGYGPDPSGVVERIRTLGIPTIRGNYDEGVGTRRGECGCYYATEQAKTDGAASYTFTDAALDDADHEWLATLPTDIRLEHEGIRVLLAHGSPRKINEYLLLDRQDAQLVRLADQAAADIVCIGHIHIPYHRVMTAENGRAIHYVSSGSAGKPKDRDPRAGWVELVLGTKTEMNGACPDDHAAGPVGAPGGERVWLGVVVHRVAYDIERVAQAVIAAGLPPRLAEALRTG
- a CDS encoding DUF2703 domain-containing protein; translated protein: MVIETTVLRVGDETCDRCGTTVETVRSAARDLQNVLSALNVRVSLIEHASSTDAIDASNTVLINGRPVEEWLGAKRVSTDCPSCGDLLGESTCCGAIEVEGTVFESYTAEQIRDAAFAALGAVDVGGCC